Proteins from one Ahaetulla prasina isolate Xishuangbanna chromosome 2, ASM2864084v1, whole genome shotgun sequence genomic window:
- the LOC131190686 gene encoding uncharacterized protein K02A2.6-like, with amino-acid sequence KTQKLKVQDYQGNRIPVRGVTSVHVEYGQYKKTLPMTIVDGTLPSLLGLDWFRALGMGVTGIFRNEVNLKDALTKEFGDVFRDCLGKYTGTPISFNLDPQVAPIRLKARRVPFALKPRIDRELDKLVNQGILVPVDHAKWETPIVTPVKPDGSVRICADYKATLNKALQKSAYPVPVVQHLLHSMGQGQVFAKLDLAQAYQQLPVDNSTAEAQTIVTHRGAFKCTRLQFGVSVAPGLFQNLMERLLQGLPGVVPYFDDVLVSAENLEELGVRLRKVLGIFRSAGLTVKLNKCQIGVESVEFLGYRIDREGIHPTESKVRAIRKAPVPKNKTELQAFLGLVNFYAVFLRNKATVAEPLHKLLAKTATWSWGKAEARAFEGVKNLLSSDSLLIQYNGTLPLVLSCDASPYGVGAVLSHRLPNGTEAPIAYYSRTMSSAERNYSQLDKEALAIVSGVKKFHEYVFGRDFEIITDHRPLLGLLAGDRPTPVALSPRLTRWTIFLAAYSYKLLHRPGKELGHADALSRCPLPETIEDPTPGTPVLLIDSLDSGPVTSKEVARASYKDITIRTVIGWVQRGWPAAPGERFKEFVKKRGELSAQGGCLIWGDRVVIPEKLREKVLELLHEGHPGIVRMKGLARSYVWWPLMDTEIAENLVWAHNYSEGPTWLAGKILEITGPKSYLVEIEDGRVWKRHIQRFQTKKVCVSVEDAEFPIDPSPALAAVQQTCKGGIASGSYSERYQ; translated from the exons aaaacacagaaattaaaggtacaagactaccaagggaatcgcatccctgttcgaggggtaacgtccgtccacgtcgagtatggacaatacaagaaaactctgcccatgaccatagtcgatgggaccctgccaagcttgttgggactggactggttccgagcattgggcatgggagtgactggaatcttcagaaacgaagtcaacctcaaagacgcactcacgaaggaatttggggacgttttcagagactgcctgggcaagtacacggggacccctatttcgtttaacttagacccacaagttgcccctatccgtctaaaggctaggagggtcccgttcgcccttaagcccaggattgaccgggaactggacaaactagtaaaccagggaattctagtgccagttgaccatgctaagtgggagacccctatagtcaccccagtcaaaccggacgggtcggtccggatttgcgctgactataaggcaacgcttaacaaagcgttgcaaaagagtgcttaccccgtcccggtggtacagcacttactgcactccatggggcaagggcaggtttttgccaagctagacttggcccaagcctatcaacagctgcctgtagataacagcacagccgaagcgcagacaattgtgactcacagaggggcttttaagtgtacccggttacagtttggggttagcgtggctccagggttatttcagaacctaatggagcggctattacagggactaccaggggtggtaccatactttgacgatgtactggtatccgctgagaatctagaggaattaggggtaaggctgcggaaagttttgggcattttccggtctgccggtctcacagttaaactgaacaaatgccagatcggggttgaatctgtggaattcctaggctaccggatagacagggaagggattcaccccactgaaagcaaggtacgggccatcaggaaggccccggttccaaagaacaaaacggagttgcaggcattcttaggtctggtcaatttctacgcggtattcttaaggaataaggcaacagtagccgagccgcttcataaattactagcaaagacggctacatggtcttggggaaaggcggaagctagggcattcgaaggggtaaagaatctcctatcgagtgatagcctcctcatccaatacaatggcacgctgccattagtgttaagctgcgatgcatctccctatggggtgggggctgtgctcagccacaggttgccaaatggcacagaagcccctattgcatactactcccgaaccatgtcatcagctgaaaggaattatagccagcttgataaggaagccttggctatagtctccggagtaaagaaattccatgaatatgtatttggtcgtgatttcgaaatcatcacggaccatagacccttgctaggcctgttggcaggcgaccgcccaacgcccgtggcactttcgcccagactgaccagatggactatctttctagcggcgtattcttacaaactactacaccggccagggaaggaattagggcatgcagacgccctgagcagatgcccgttaccagagactatcgaagaccccactccggggacaccagttctgctaattgactctttggactctggcccagtcacatccaaagaggtggctagggcttcgtacaaggacattacaataaggactgtaattggttgggtacaaagaggttggcccgctgcgccgggcgagcgttttaaagaatttgtaaaaaaacgtggggaactctcagctcaaggggggtgcctgatatggggggatcgagtggtgatcccggagaaattaagggaaaaggtattggagctccttcacgaaggccacccagggatcgtgagaatgaagggtctagcgagaagctatgtgtggtggcccttaatggacacggaaattgctgaaa acctagtgtgggcacacaactacagcgagggcccgacctggttagcaggaaaaatcctagagataacaggaccaaagtcatatctagtagagatagaggatggccgggtatggaagcgccacata CAGAGATTTCAGACAAAAAAAGTTTGTGTTTCAGTGGAAGATGCTGAATTTCCAATTGATCCATCTCCTGCATTGGCTGCAGTGCAGCAAACCTGCAAAGGTGGTATTGCTTCTGGAAGTTACTCCGAGCGATACCAATAg